From the genome of Polyangiaceae bacterium, one region includes:
- a CDS encoding caspase family protein, whose amino-acid sequence MSLVTRSAAFALALGFVSAASPARADTSSTAVTLTPQLVHHFDYHANVTISPSGRVVASLHRGSIHIWDVETGTILRTLSPPGAPTFAFTNDGENIRYLYPSIVDGKGTLFSGTWDLATGKSSQKLVRAGLFVTTILAGGQRAILGENPSGIIHVYDIENDKIIKSFGLRPPTPFSPGQLDPRLVLSLSVSKNGESVLVERNDGSCELWDVDRGSKRYEVKRPHPTTRIGMAADGSRAVYTKPSAPGGGTALDVVDARAGTLLRTIPMQRDMVVGLAISADGRKAMTALATGKFRVWNLDTGSELSSISIPSMDTVPTAALSFISDDRVVFGSTGRLEIWDVTRWQKLQAFSEDKSAVNMITTAAISPAFDRAISAGFDGKTLRYSSWDLSSLGWLGYFPVSTSNATAVIAANASRAWAPSSNGFSVLDLRTQTPRNIMRDTGTFIGGFFAVSGNGKKMIVSGHRRGSDPISNQTWNEIVLSEWDAESGAKIDKLVRRKDSVSQTVLAASDDGRFVVTNDYDMLIRRKTVHLWDLTRDTLVSAFDMSRASYANATISADGKTLGIAFMEESKPGSHTVQIIDAPSGKVRLKTASSIVGLAQTMTFSPSGDKLALGSVTIEVFDTKTGALLHTFRGDTQWVKSLAFSPDGNYLLAAGQGGSVILYRFDKPASVTMISSGDEWLVYDGDGYFDASRKGGSLVAAVDGLRSHRIDQLAVRSNRPDLLLERMGLGDPDIIAHFRSRYQRRLEKLGIADESALPTFSTTPEVTLDRVDVEGSVATVKFHVVARGTELLRYNIFVNDVPLFGALGKPTSGKTQHLEERIELGSGRNKIEVSALDVRGGESLRAVRVVERKEAAKGDLYYLAFGVSKYKNSKYDLGYPHKDVTDLGDVLRAGAGHTFTNVHVRTYVNEAATVENVRKAKDFLQKSTVEDTVVLFIAGHGLHANDAAADYYFATHEVDPTRLSETAAPFDVVEDLLMGIRSRKKLFLMDTCESGEREKDEAPSSGIAAAARALVARSARQLELDVARATPSRGAPRRKIYDRERYIYNDLSRRSGAIVISSSRGSEYSYELEEIANGVFTEEILLALTTDRADDNRDGLVSTDELRAHVGRAVPERTDDQQHPTVDRDNLDAVFAFPVVTVAANVVARTDIPHGISAMAGAREEKSNVKAAPAPAPRPHACGCDMTARNGMETSIIAGIFVAALAMLRRAKKRR is encoded by the coding sequence ATGAGCCTTGTCACTCGAAGCGCCGCGTTTGCCCTCGCCCTTGGATTCGTTTCCGCAGCGTCACCTGCGCGCGCAGACACATCTTCGACTGCGGTCACCCTGACCCCGCAGCTCGTGCACCATTTCGACTATCACGCAAACGTCACGATTTCACCGAGCGGCCGCGTCGTGGCGTCGCTGCACCGAGGCAGCATTCATATTTGGGACGTTGAAACGGGCACTATTTTGCGGACGCTCTCGCCGCCGGGCGCGCCAACGTTTGCCTTTACAAACGATGGCGAAAACATCCGGTACTTGTATCCGTCGATCGTCGACGGCAAAGGGACGCTATTTTCGGGCACGTGGGACCTCGCGACCGGAAAGTCTTCGCAAAAACTCGTCCGCGCGGGGCTCTTCGTGACAACCATCCTCGCAGGAGGTCAGCGCGCAATTCTCGGCGAAAATCCGAGCGGGATCATTCATGTATACGATATTGAAAACGACAAAATCATAAAATCATTCGGGCTCCGTCCTCCCACGCCGTTTTCACCCGGACAACTCGATCCGCGGCTGGTGCTGAGTCTCAGCGTCTCGAAAAACGGCGAATCGGTGCTGGTCGAGCGAAATGACGGTTCTTGCGAATTGTGGGATGTCGACCGCGGCTCCAAGCGATACGAAGTAAAACGTCCTCATCCAACGACGCGCATTGGAATGGCTGCCGACGGCTCGCGCGCCGTATACACCAAACCAAGCGCCCCTGGCGGCGGAACGGCGCTCGATGTCGTGGATGCGCGAGCCGGAACGCTGCTTCGAACGATTCCCATGCAGCGAGACATGGTCGTAGGACTTGCCATTTCAGCCGATGGACGCAAAGCAATGACGGCGCTCGCCACCGGCAAGTTTCGCGTGTGGAACCTCGATACTGGCTCCGAGCTGAGCTCGATTTCGATTCCATCCATGGATACGGTGCCCACCGCCGCTCTTTCGTTCATTTCGGATGATCGCGTCGTTTTTGGAAGCACGGGACGGCTGGAGATCTGGGACGTCACGCGATGGCAAAAATTGCAGGCGTTCAGCGAAGACAAAAGCGCCGTCAATATGATCACGACAGCGGCCATATCACCTGCATTCGATCGCGCCATTTCTGCCGGATTCGACGGGAAAACCCTGCGCTATTCGTCATGGGACTTGTCGAGCCTCGGATGGCTCGGGTACTTTCCTGTATCCACATCGAACGCTACTGCCGTGATCGCGGCCAATGCTTCGCGCGCTTGGGCTCCGAGCTCGAATGGATTTTCGGTGCTGGATTTGCGAACGCAAACTCCGCGAAACATCATGCGGGACACGGGTACGTTCATAGGTGGGTTCTTCGCGGTCTCGGGCAATGGGAAGAAGATGATCGTGAGCGGTCATCGTCGCGGCTCCGATCCCATCTCGAACCAGACGTGGAACGAAATTGTGCTTTCGGAATGGGATGCAGAATCTGGCGCAAAAATCGACAAGCTCGTGCGAAGGAAGGATTCCGTATCGCAAACGGTCTTGGCGGCATCGGACGACGGGCGGTTCGTCGTAACGAACGATTACGATATGCTCATCCGGCGCAAAACCGTTCATTTGTGGGATCTCACGCGGGACACGCTCGTCTCCGCGTTCGACATGAGCCGAGCAAGCTACGCCAATGCAACGATTTCCGCGGACGGTAAAACGCTGGGCATTGCATTCATGGAGGAATCGAAGCCGGGCAGCCATACCGTGCAGATCATCGATGCACCAAGCGGGAAAGTGCGCCTGAAAACGGCATCCAGCATCGTCGGGCTGGCGCAAACCATGACGTTTTCTCCCAGTGGCGACAAGCTCGCTTTGGGTAGCGTGACGATCGAAGTGTTCGATACGAAAACGGGGGCATTGCTTCATACTTTTCGAGGTGACACGCAATGGGTCAAGTCGCTCGCATTTTCGCCGGATGGAAACTACTTGCTTGCGGCAGGTCAAGGCGGATCGGTCATCCTGTATCGCTTTGACAAACCTGCATCGGTCACGATGATATCGTCTGGCGACGAATGGCTCGTCTACGACGGTGACGGGTATTTCGACGCTTCGCGCAAAGGCGGATCGCTCGTGGCTGCAGTCGACGGTCTGCGATCTCATCGCATCGACCAGCTTGCCGTACGGAGCAATCGGCCTGATTTGCTGCTCGAACGGATGGGCCTCGGCGATCCGGACATCATTGCGCATTTTCGATCCCGTTATCAGCGGCGCCTCGAAAAATTGGGCATAGCCGACGAATCGGCGTTACCGACGTTCAGCACGACGCCCGAAGTGACGCTCGATCGCGTGGATGTCGAGGGCTCCGTGGCGACCGTGAAATTCCACGTGGTTGCGCGAGGTACGGAACTATTACGTTACAACATTTTCGTCAACGACGTGCCACTGTTCGGTGCGCTTGGCAAACCTACGTCGGGAAAAACCCAGCACCTCGAAGAACGAATCGAGCTCGGATCGGGGCGTAACAAGATCGAAGTCAGCGCGCTCGATGTGCGCGGCGGTGAATCGTTACGTGCGGTGCGGGTCGTCGAGCGAAAGGAGGCGGCAAAAGGCGATCTTTATTATTTGGCATTCGGAGTATCCAAATACAAAAATTCCAAATACGACCTCGGATATCCGCACAAGGACGTGACGGATCTTGGGGACGTGTTACGAGCGGGTGCGGGTCATACGTTTACGAACGTGCATGTGCGGACGTATGTCAATGAAGCGGCGACGGTAGAAAACGTGCGCAAGGCAAAGGATTTTTTGCAGAAATCGACGGTGGAGGACACGGTGGTGCTTTTCATTGCCGGTCACGGGCTCCATGCGAACGATGCTGCTGCGGATTATTATTTTGCGACGCACGAGGTCGATCCGACGCGGCTATCGGAGACGGCTGCTCCTTTCGACGTCGTCGAAGATTTGCTCATGGGCATTCGTTCACGCAAGAAACTTTTTTTGATGGATACGTGCGAATCTGGCGAGCGAGAGAAGGACGAAGCGCCTTCGAGCGGGATTGCAGCCGCGGCCCGAGCGCTCGTTGCTCGATCGGCAAGGCAGCTCGAGCTCGACGTGGCACGAGCGACGCCATCGCGAGGAGCGCCCAGACGGAAGATCTACGATCGTGAACGATACATCTACAACGACTTGTCGCGGCGCTCGGGCGCGATTGTCATTTCATCGTCGCGAGGCTCCGAATATTCGTACGAGCTCGAAGAAATTGCCAATGGCGTTTTCACGGAAGAGATCCTGCTGGCGCTCACGACCGACCGAGCGGACGATAATCGCGACGGATTGGTTTCGACGGACGAACTGCGGGCGCACGTTGGTCGCGCCGTTCCGGAACGAACGGACGATCAACAGCATCCGACGGTGGACCGAGACAATTTGGACGCCGTGTTTGCGTTTCCCGTCGTCACGGTCGCGGCCAATGTCGTAGCGCGAACCGACATACCGCACGGGATATCCGCCATGGCTGGCGCTCGCGAGGAAAAATCGAATGTCAAAGCGGCCCCCGCTCCAGCGCCTCGCCCACACGCATGTGGATGTGACATGACGGCACGTAATGGCATGGAAACGAGCATCATTGCAGGCATTTTCGTCGCTGCCCTTGCCATGCTGCGTCGAGCAAAAAAACGACGTTGA
- a CDS encoding SDR family oxidoreductase: MSAPVVFITGASRGIGAALAARFHRGGFVVTACARTKLESPHVHLGTECDVKSADQVKRSIASIVERFGKIDVVINNAGLAGTNVLDPDGDDSFWHEVMGVNLHGTYYVCKHALPHLPDRRGRIINIASVLGLKGVPDQTAYTAAKHGVIGFTRALAQLVAPRGITVNAICPGWTRTPMAEGRMRDLGFDEAALARSVPLGRMLEPEEVAEFAYYLASESAGGITGQALVIDGGAIG, encoded by the coding sequence ATGAGTGCCCCTGTCGTATTCATCACTGGGGCATCGCGCGGCATTGGAGCGGCTCTTGCGGCGCGGTTTCATCGCGGCGGGTTTGTCGTTACGGCATGCGCGCGGACCAAGCTCGAATCGCCTCACGTCCATCTCGGCACCGAATGCGACGTGAAGAGCGCCGACCAAGTGAAACGCTCCATTGCATCGATCGTCGAGCGGTTTGGTAAAATCGACGTCGTCATCAACAATGCAGGTTTGGCGGGGACGAATGTGCTCGATCCGGATGGTGACGATTCGTTTTGGCACGAAGTCATGGGCGTCAATCTCCACGGCACGTATTACGTTTGCAAGCATGCGCTTCCGCATTTGCCGGACCGCCGAGGCCGCATCATCAACATCGCTTCGGTGCTCGGTTTGAAAGGCGTACCGGATCAAACGGCATACACGGCGGCGAAGCATGGCGTCATCGGATTTACGCGTGCTTTGGCGCAGCTCGTGGCGCCGCGTGGCATTACGGTCAATGCCATTTGCCCGGGATGGACGCGTACGCCGATGGCTGAAGGCCGCATGCGAGACCTCGGGTTCGACGAAGCTGCACTTGCGCGCTCCGTTCCGCTTGGTCGGATGCTGGAGCCCGAAGAGGTCGCTGAATTTGCGTATTACTTGGCGAGTGAATCTGCGGGAGGCATTACGGGGCAGGCGCTCGTCATCGACGGCGGTGCCATCGGTTGA
- a CDS encoding SDR family oxidoreductase produces the protein MLPGLDKKVAIVTGHRSGIGQAVAALLVEHGVRVHGFDLPDVDLRNLESLGQHVDDVAAREGRIDILINNAGVTHLGNLLNTSIQEMKDVLAVNLEAPFLLMKAVIPHMIRAGGGAIVNNASDQAFIGKRDSSIYGASKAALAQLTMSSALDWGPKKIRVNCVAPGSTDTPMLRKVVEELSAMRGEDLSRVYQAAIPLGRFANPREIAWVVTFLASDAASFMTGTIIPVDGGGVAQ, from the coding sequence ATGTTACCGGGACTCGACAAAAAAGTGGCCATTGTGACGGGGCATCGGAGCGGCATCGGGCAAGCCGTCGCTGCGCTGCTCGTCGAACACGGCGTGCGCGTGCACGGGTTCGACCTGCCCGACGTCGATTTGCGCAACCTCGAATCGCTTGGGCAGCACGTGGATGATGTCGCCGCTCGTGAAGGACGAATCGACATTTTGATCAACAATGCCGGAGTCACGCATCTCGGGAATTTGCTCAATACGAGCATTCAAGAGATGAAGGACGTGCTCGCGGTGAACCTCGAAGCGCCCTTTCTGCTGATGAAGGCCGTGATTCCGCACATGATCCGTGCGGGGGGCGGGGCCATCGTGAACAACGCGAGCGATCAGGCATTCATTGGAAAGCGGGATAGCTCGATTTACGGTGCATCCAAAGCAGCTTTGGCGCAGCTCACGATGAGCTCGGCGCTCGATTGGGGTCCGAAGAAAATTCGCGTCAATTGCGTAGCGCCGGGAAGCACGGATACGCCCATGCTGCGCAAAGTCGTCGAGGAATTGTCGGCCATGCGTGGCGAAGATCTGTCGCGCGTGTATCAAGCTGCAATTCCTCTCGGTCGCTTCGCCAATCCTCGCGAAATCGCCTGGGTCGTTACGTTTCTCGCGTCCGATGCGGCATCGTTCATGACCGGCACCATCATTCCGGTCGATGGCGGAGGTGTGGCTCAATGA